From a single Sphaeramia orbicularis chromosome 4, fSphaOr1.1, whole genome shotgun sequence genomic region:
- the farp2 gene encoding FERM, ARHGEF and pleckstrin domain-containing protein 2 isoform X2 produces the protein MGEIEGSYRVLQTPGTRLGAQFNAGISTLEPGQSLSANMAGGSRSHGRGLQIRVQGLDDSQEFFDVDPKALGQTLLSEVFQRGNLIESDYFGLEFQNMQMNWVWIEPTKLIVKQVRRPANTLFRLSVKFFPPDPGQLQEEYTRYLFSLQMKRDLMEGKLICTENTAALLASHFVQSEIGDYDDAADREYLKMNMLLPYQEKVQERIMELHRRHLGQTPAESDFQILEIARKLEMYGVRFHPAADREGTKINLAVAHMGLQVFQGHTKINTFNWSKIRKLSFKRKRFLIKLHPEVHGPHQDTLEFMMASRDQCKIFWKICVEYHSFFRLFDQPQPKSKAILFTRGSSFRYSGRTQKQLVDYVRENGAKRTPYQRRNSKIRMSSRSLATDVPKQSLSFNDSLRAPGSPSSANVSFHPVHISSIHPRTELQPQPQPLPILSQSSAPPQQQQPPQQLQQLQSPPQSTRPPSPPKEEPVKAASPSHYAFQDSVVDSPQLSPFTSQGPLCLSPSFQMSTLSLPGQAPSPLQSPILSEVGSNARLEEEEEGRRKRYPTDKAYFIAKEILTTERTYLKDLEVITVWFRSAVIKENAMPEGLMTLLFSNIDPIYEFHRGFLKELDQRLALWEGRSNAHVKGDYQRIGDVMLRNMCALKEFTSYLQKHDEVLTELEKATKRLKKLETVYKEFELQKVCYLPLNTFLLKPIQRLMHYKLILERLCKHYSPAHRDHDDCKEALKEVAEIATQLQSSLIRLENFQKLTELQRDLIGIENLTAPGRVSALTHNRGQGVLDLKRKKKKITVSNSRLGLQEFIREGCLYKLTKKGLQQRMFFLFSDMLLYTSKGVTATNQFKVHGQLPLHGMIVEESENEWSVPHCFTIYSAQRTIVVAASSKVEMGKWIEDLNLAIDMAKKSQEKSSIFLDPGLCDRSNLFGSPAVSPELPPRYLLGQGQRPNTITHVCWYRNQNLSLTDYLRMNQNQLSGYLLRKFKNSNGWQKLWVVFTNFCLFFYKTHQDDFPLASLPLLGYTVSTPEESDSIHKEYVFKLQFKSHVYFFRAESEYTFERWMEVIKSAASTTGRMSLLIPKGGPMEINGN, from the exons CCAAAAGCTCTTGGACAGACCCTCCTCTCTGAGGTTTTCCAGCGAGGCAACCTAATAGAGAGTGATTACTTTGGTCTCGAGTTTCAGAACATGCAGATGAACTGG GTTTGGATAGAACCAACCAAGCTTATTGTGAAACAAGTCAGGA GACCAGCAAATACACTATTTAGACTCTCAGTGAAATTCTTTCCTCCAGACCCTGGTCAGCTGCAGGAGGAGTATACGAG gtaCTTATTCTCCCTTCAGATGAAAAGAGATCTAATGGAGGGCAAGTTGATCTGCACGGAAAATACTGCAGCCTTGCTCGCCTCTCACTTTGTCCAAT CGGAGATTGGTGACTATGACGATGCGGCAGACAGAGAATACCTGAAGATGAACATGCTGTTGCCTTATCAAGAGAAGGTACAGGAGAGGATCATGGAGCTCCATCGAAGACACTT GGGCCAGACTCCAGCTGAATCAGATTTCCAAATCTTGGAAATTGCCCGTAAGCTGGAGATGTACGGTGTCCGCTTCCACCCTGCAGCCGACCGGGAAGGAACCAAGATCAACCTGGCTGTCGCTCATATGGGccttcaggtttttcag GGCCACACCAAAATCAATACCTTCAACTGGTCCAAGATTCGCAAGTTGAGCTTCAAGAGAAAACGCTTCCTGATCAAACTCCACCCGGAGGTTCAT GGTCCCCATCAGGATACTCTAGAGTTTATGATGGCCAGTCGAGACCAGTGTAAAATCTTCTGGAAGATCTGTGTGGAGTACCACTCCTTTTTCCGACTGTTTGACCAACCCCAACCCAAATCCAAAGCTATTCTCTTCACCAGAGGCTCTTCCTTTAGATACAG TGGAAGAACCCAGAAGCAACTTGTGGACTATGTCAGGGAAAACGGAGCAAAGAGAACGCCATACCAGAG GAGGAACAGCAAAATACGAATGTCCTCTCGCTCCTTAGCCACAGATGTGCCAAAACAG AGCTTGTCATTCAATGACAGTCTCAGGGCCCCAGGCTCCCCTTCCTCTGCTAACGTGTCCTTCCACCCAGTGCACATCTCTAGCATTCACCCGCGAACAGAGCTCCAGCCTCAGCCCCAGCCCCTGCCCATTCTGAGCCAGTCCTCAGCGCCtccccagcagcagcagccgccACAGCAACTACAGCAGCTTCAATCCCCTCCGCAATCTACCAGACCCCCCAGCCCTCCGAAGGAAGAACCTGTCAAGGCTGCTTCCCCATCTCACTACGCTTTTCAAG ATTCAGTCGTGGACAGCCCCCAGCTCTCACCCTTCACCTCCCAAGGCCCCCTCTGCTTATCACCCTCCTTCCAGATGTCAACCCTCAGCCTGCCGGGCCAAGCCCCTTCGCCCCTGCAAAGCCCCATCCTGAGCGAGGTGGGCAGTAATGCCAGgctagaggaggaggaagagggcagGAGGAAG CGATATCCCACCGATAAGGCCTACTTCATTGCCAAAGAGATTCTGACCACAGAGCGCACATACCTGAAAGACCTTGAGGTCATCACTGTG TGGTTCCGCAGTGCTGTGATCAAAGAAAACGCCATGCCCGAAGGCCTGATGACCCTCCTCTTTTCCAACATTGACCCCATCTACGAGTTCCACAGAGGCTTCCTCAAAGAGTTGGACCAGAGGCTGGCTCTCTG GGAGGGACGCTCCAATGCTCATGTCAAAGGGGACTACCAAAGGATTGGTGATGTGATGCTAAGGAACATGTGTGCTCTTAAA GAATTCACCAGCTACCTTCAGAAGCACGATGAAGTATTAACAGAGCTGGAGAAGGCGACCAAGAGGCTGAAGAAGCTGGAGACTGTCTACAAAGAATTTGAACTGCAGAAGGTCTGTTATTTACCCCTCAACACATTCCTGCTTAAGCCCATCCAGCGCCTCATGCACTACAAGCTCATCCTGGAGAGACTGTGCAAGCATTATTCCCCTGCCCACCGCGATCATGATGACTGCAAGG AGGCTTTGAAAGAAGTGGCCGAGATCGCCACTCAGCTCCAGAGCAGCCTGATCCGACTGGAGAACTTCCAGAAGCTAACAGAGCTGCAGAGGGATCTAATCGGTATCGAGAACCTGACAGCACCAGGCAGGGTGAGTGCACTGACACACAACAGAGGACAGGGGGTGCTggatttaaaaaggaaaaaaaaaaaaataacagtatctAACAGTCGTCTTGGTTTACAGGAGTTCATTCGAGAGGGTTGTCTGTACAAGCTCACCAAGAAAGGCCTGCAGCAAAGAATGTTTTTCCTG TTCTCAGACATGCTCCTGTACACAAGTAAAGGTGTAACAGCGACCAACCAGTTCAAAGTGCACGGCCAGCTGCCCCTTCATGGCATGATC GTTGAGGAAAGTGAAAACGAATGGTCAGTTCCCCACTGCTTCACCATCTACTCTGCTCAGAGGACCATTGTAGTGGCTGCAAG CTCTAAAGTTGAGATGGGAAAATGGATTGAAGATCTGAATTTGGCTATTGATATGGCCAAGAAATCCCAAGAAAAATCCAGCATCTTTCTTGATCCTGGACTCTGCGATCGTTCCAACC TCTTTGGCTCTCCGGCTGTATCACCAGAACTTCCTCCTCGCTATCTCCTCGGTCAGGGCCAAAGACCAAACACCATCACACATGTTTGCTGGTACCGAAACCAGAACCTCTCTCTCACTGATTACCTGCGCATGAACCAG AACCAGCTCTCAGGTTACCTCCTAAGGAAGTTCAAGAACAGCAACGGCTGGCAGAAACTCTGGGTTGTTTTCACCAACTTCTGCTTGTTCTTCTATAAGACTCACCAG GATGACTTCCCACTAGCGAGCCTCCCCCTCCTTGGCTACACAGTCAGCACCCCCGAGGAGTCAGATAGTATTCACAAAGAGTACGTCTTCAAGCTCCAGTTCAAGTCCCATGTTTACTTCTTCCGTGCGGAGAGTGAATACACCTTTGAAAG ATGGATGGAGGTGATCAAGAGTGCAGCCAGCACTACGGGCCGGATGAGTCTGCTCATACCCAAAGGAGGTCCGATGGAGATAAATGGAAACTGA
- the farp2 gene encoding FERM, ARHGEF and pleckstrin domain-containing protein 2 isoform X6, giving the protein MGEIEGSYRVLQTPGTRLGAQFNAGISTLEPGQSLSANMAGGSRSHGRGLQIRVQGLDDSQEFFDVDPKALGQTLLSEVFQRGNLIESDYFGLEFQNMQMNWVWIEPTKLIVKQVRRPANTLFRLSVKFFPPDPGQLQEEYTRYLFSLQMKRDLMEGKLICTENTAALLASHFVQSEIGDYDDAADREYLKMNMLLPYQEKVQERIMELHRRHLGQTPAESDFQILEIARKLEMYGVRFHPAADREGTKINLAVAHMGLQVFQGHTKINTFNWSKIRKLSFKRKRFLIKLHPEVHGPHQDTLEFMMASRDQCKIFWKICVEYHSFFRLFDQPQPKSKAILFTRGSSFRYSGRTQKQLVDYVRENGAKRTPYQRRNSKIRMSSRSLATDVPKQSLSFNDSLRAPGSPSSANVSFHPVHISSIHPRTELQPQPQPLPILSQSSAPPQQQQPPQQLQQLQSPPQSTRPPSPPKEEPVKAASPSHYAFQDSVVDSPQLSPFTSQGPLCLSPSFQMSTLSLPGQAPSPLQSPILSEVGSNARLEEEEEGRRKRYPTDKAYFIAKEILTTERTYLKDLEVITVWFRSAVIKENAMPEGLMTLLFSNIDPIYEFHRGFLKELDQRLALWEGRSNAHVKGDYQRIGDVMLRNMCALKEFTSYLQKHDEVLTELEKATKRLKKLETVYKEFELQKVCYLPLNTFLLKPIQRLMHYKLILERLCKHYSPAHRDHDDCKEALKEVAEIATQLQSSLIRLENFQKLTELQRDLIGIENLTAPGRVSALTHNRGQGVLDLKRKKKKITVSNSRLGLQEFIREGCLYKLTKKGLQQRMFFLFSDMLLYTSKGVTATNQFKVHGQLPLHGMIVEESENEWSVPHCFTIYSAQRTIVVAASSKVEMGKWIEDLNLAIDMAKKSQEKSSIFLDPGLCDRSNRSSDEVSLEQESEDDMNSSRTSLDKQTHHRANTTMHVCWHRNTSVSMSDHSLAVEVLLLCPTLKHTDTHIQTEYKKHSFTQHHS; this is encoded by the exons CCAAAAGCTCTTGGACAGACCCTCCTCTCTGAGGTTTTCCAGCGAGGCAACCTAATAGAGAGTGATTACTTTGGTCTCGAGTTTCAGAACATGCAGATGAACTGG GTTTGGATAGAACCAACCAAGCTTATTGTGAAACAAGTCAGGA GACCAGCAAATACACTATTTAGACTCTCAGTGAAATTCTTTCCTCCAGACCCTGGTCAGCTGCAGGAGGAGTATACGAG gtaCTTATTCTCCCTTCAGATGAAAAGAGATCTAATGGAGGGCAAGTTGATCTGCACGGAAAATACTGCAGCCTTGCTCGCCTCTCACTTTGTCCAAT CGGAGATTGGTGACTATGACGATGCGGCAGACAGAGAATACCTGAAGATGAACATGCTGTTGCCTTATCAAGAGAAGGTACAGGAGAGGATCATGGAGCTCCATCGAAGACACTT GGGCCAGACTCCAGCTGAATCAGATTTCCAAATCTTGGAAATTGCCCGTAAGCTGGAGATGTACGGTGTCCGCTTCCACCCTGCAGCCGACCGGGAAGGAACCAAGATCAACCTGGCTGTCGCTCATATGGGccttcaggtttttcag GGCCACACCAAAATCAATACCTTCAACTGGTCCAAGATTCGCAAGTTGAGCTTCAAGAGAAAACGCTTCCTGATCAAACTCCACCCGGAGGTTCAT GGTCCCCATCAGGATACTCTAGAGTTTATGATGGCCAGTCGAGACCAGTGTAAAATCTTCTGGAAGATCTGTGTGGAGTACCACTCCTTTTTCCGACTGTTTGACCAACCCCAACCCAAATCCAAAGCTATTCTCTTCACCAGAGGCTCTTCCTTTAGATACAG TGGAAGAACCCAGAAGCAACTTGTGGACTATGTCAGGGAAAACGGAGCAAAGAGAACGCCATACCAGAG GAGGAACAGCAAAATACGAATGTCCTCTCGCTCCTTAGCCACAGATGTGCCAAAACAG AGCTTGTCATTCAATGACAGTCTCAGGGCCCCAGGCTCCCCTTCCTCTGCTAACGTGTCCTTCCACCCAGTGCACATCTCTAGCATTCACCCGCGAACAGAGCTCCAGCCTCAGCCCCAGCCCCTGCCCATTCTGAGCCAGTCCTCAGCGCCtccccagcagcagcagccgccACAGCAACTACAGCAGCTTCAATCCCCTCCGCAATCTACCAGACCCCCCAGCCCTCCGAAGGAAGAACCTGTCAAGGCTGCTTCCCCATCTCACTACGCTTTTCAAG ATTCAGTCGTGGACAGCCCCCAGCTCTCACCCTTCACCTCCCAAGGCCCCCTCTGCTTATCACCCTCCTTCCAGATGTCAACCCTCAGCCTGCCGGGCCAAGCCCCTTCGCCCCTGCAAAGCCCCATCCTGAGCGAGGTGGGCAGTAATGCCAGgctagaggaggaggaagagggcagGAGGAAG CGATATCCCACCGATAAGGCCTACTTCATTGCCAAAGAGATTCTGACCACAGAGCGCACATACCTGAAAGACCTTGAGGTCATCACTGTG TGGTTCCGCAGTGCTGTGATCAAAGAAAACGCCATGCCCGAAGGCCTGATGACCCTCCTCTTTTCCAACATTGACCCCATCTACGAGTTCCACAGAGGCTTCCTCAAAGAGTTGGACCAGAGGCTGGCTCTCTG GGAGGGACGCTCCAATGCTCATGTCAAAGGGGACTACCAAAGGATTGGTGATGTGATGCTAAGGAACATGTGTGCTCTTAAA GAATTCACCAGCTACCTTCAGAAGCACGATGAAGTATTAACAGAGCTGGAGAAGGCGACCAAGAGGCTGAAGAAGCTGGAGACTGTCTACAAAGAATTTGAACTGCAGAAGGTCTGTTATTTACCCCTCAACACATTCCTGCTTAAGCCCATCCAGCGCCTCATGCACTACAAGCTCATCCTGGAGAGACTGTGCAAGCATTATTCCCCTGCCCACCGCGATCATGATGACTGCAAGG AGGCTTTGAAAGAAGTGGCCGAGATCGCCACTCAGCTCCAGAGCAGCCTGATCCGACTGGAGAACTTCCAGAAGCTAACAGAGCTGCAGAGGGATCTAATCGGTATCGAGAACCTGACAGCACCAGGCAGGGTGAGTGCACTGACACACAACAGAGGACAGGGGGTGCTggatttaaaaaggaaaaaaaaaaaaataacagtatctAACAGTCGTCTTGGTTTACAGGAGTTCATTCGAGAGGGTTGTCTGTACAAGCTCACCAAGAAAGGCCTGCAGCAAAGAATGTTTTTCCTG TTCTCAGACATGCTCCTGTACACAAGTAAAGGTGTAACAGCGACCAACCAGTTCAAAGTGCACGGCCAGCTGCCCCTTCATGGCATGATC GTTGAGGAAAGTGAAAACGAATGGTCAGTTCCCCACTGCTTCACCATCTACTCTGCTCAGAGGACCATTGTAGTGGCTGCAAG CTCTAAAGTTGAGATGGGAAAATGGATTGAAGATCTGAATTTGGCTATTGATATGGCCAAGAAATCCCAAGAAAAATCCAGCATCTTTCTTGATCCTGGACTCTGCGATCGTTCCAACC GATCGTCTGATGAGGTTTCCCTGGAGCAGGAGTCAGAGGACGACATGAACTCCTCCCGTACTTCACTGGATAAGCAGACACACCATCGTGCCAACACTACTATGCATGTGTGCTGGCACCGCAACACCAGTGTGTCTATGTCTGATCACAGCCTGGCTGTGGAGGTACTCCTCCTCTGCCCTACattaaaacacacagacacacacattcagactgaGTATAAAAAACACTCATTTACACAGCATCATTCATAA
- the farp2 gene encoding FERM, ARHGEF and pleckstrin domain-containing protein 2 isoform X5 — protein sequence MGEIEGSYRVLQTPGTRLGAQFNAGISTLEPGQSLSANMAGGSRSHGRGLQIRVQGLDDSQEFFDVDPKALGQTLLSEVFQRGNLIESDYFGLEFQNMQMNWVWIEPTKLIVKQVRRPANTLFRLSVKFFPPDPGQLQEEYTRYLFSLQMKRDLMEGKLICTENTAALLASHFVQSEIGDYDDAADREYLKMNMLLPYQEKVQERIMELHRRHLGQTPAESDFQILEIARKLEMYGVRFHPAADREGTKINLAVAHMGLQVFQGHTKINTFNWSKIRKLSFKRKRFLIKLHPEVHGPHQDTLEFMMASRDQCKIFWKICVEYHSFFRLFDQPQPKSKAILFTRGSSFRYSGRTQKQLVDYVRENGAKRTPYQRRNSKIRMSSRSLATDVPKQSLSFNDSLRAPGSPSSANVSFHPVHISSIHPRTELQPQPQPLPILSQSSAPPQQQQPPQQLQQLQSPPQSTRPPSPPKEEPVKAASPSHYAFQDSVVDSPQLSPFTSQGPLCLSPSFQMSTLSLPGQAPSPLQSPILSEVGSNARLEEEEEGRRKRYPTDKAYFIAKEILTTERTYLKDLEVITVWFRSAVIKENAMPEGLMTLLFSNIDPIYEFHRGFLKELDQRLALWEGRSNAHVKGDYQRIGDVMLRNMCALKEFTSYLQKHDEVLTELEKATKRLKKLETVYKEFELQKVCYLPLNTFLLKPIQRLMHYKLILERLCKHYSPAHRDHDDCKEALKEVAEIATQLQSSLIRLENFQKLTELQRDLIGIENLTAPGRVSALTHNRGQGVLDLKRKKKKITVSNSRLGLQEFIREGCLYKLTKKGLQQRMFFLFSDMLLYTSKGVTATNQFKVHGQLPLHGMIVEESENEWSVPHCFTIYSAQRTIVVAASSKVEMGKWIEDLNLAIDMAKKSQEKSSIFLDPGLCDRSNRSSDEVSLEQESEDDMNSSRTSLDKQTHHRANTTMHVCWHRNTSVSMSDHSLAVESLALRLYHQNFLLAISSVRAKDQTPSHMFAGTETRTSLSLITCA from the exons CCAAAAGCTCTTGGACAGACCCTCCTCTCTGAGGTTTTCCAGCGAGGCAACCTAATAGAGAGTGATTACTTTGGTCTCGAGTTTCAGAACATGCAGATGAACTGG GTTTGGATAGAACCAACCAAGCTTATTGTGAAACAAGTCAGGA GACCAGCAAATACACTATTTAGACTCTCAGTGAAATTCTTTCCTCCAGACCCTGGTCAGCTGCAGGAGGAGTATACGAG gtaCTTATTCTCCCTTCAGATGAAAAGAGATCTAATGGAGGGCAAGTTGATCTGCACGGAAAATACTGCAGCCTTGCTCGCCTCTCACTTTGTCCAAT CGGAGATTGGTGACTATGACGATGCGGCAGACAGAGAATACCTGAAGATGAACATGCTGTTGCCTTATCAAGAGAAGGTACAGGAGAGGATCATGGAGCTCCATCGAAGACACTT GGGCCAGACTCCAGCTGAATCAGATTTCCAAATCTTGGAAATTGCCCGTAAGCTGGAGATGTACGGTGTCCGCTTCCACCCTGCAGCCGACCGGGAAGGAACCAAGATCAACCTGGCTGTCGCTCATATGGGccttcaggtttttcag GGCCACACCAAAATCAATACCTTCAACTGGTCCAAGATTCGCAAGTTGAGCTTCAAGAGAAAACGCTTCCTGATCAAACTCCACCCGGAGGTTCAT GGTCCCCATCAGGATACTCTAGAGTTTATGATGGCCAGTCGAGACCAGTGTAAAATCTTCTGGAAGATCTGTGTGGAGTACCACTCCTTTTTCCGACTGTTTGACCAACCCCAACCCAAATCCAAAGCTATTCTCTTCACCAGAGGCTCTTCCTTTAGATACAG TGGAAGAACCCAGAAGCAACTTGTGGACTATGTCAGGGAAAACGGAGCAAAGAGAACGCCATACCAGAG GAGGAACAGCAAAATACGAATGTCCTCTCGCTCCTTAGCCACAGATGTGCCAAAACAG AGCTTGTCATTCAATGACAGTCTCAGGGCCCCAGGCTCCCCTTCCTCTGCTAACGTGTCCTTCCACCCAGTGCACATCTCTAGCATTCACCCGCGAACAGAGCTCCAGCCTCAGCCCCAGCCCCTGCCCATTCTGAGCCAGTCCTCAGCGCCtccccagcagcagcagccgccACAGCAACTACAGCAGCTTCAATCCCCTCCGCAATCTACCAGACCCCCCAGCCCTCCGAAGGAAGAACCTGTCAAGGCTGCTTCCCCATCTCACTACGCTTTTCAAG ATTCAGTCGTGGACAGCCCCCAGCTCTCACCCTTCACCTCCCAAGGCCCCCTCTGCTTATCACCCTCCTTCCAGATGTCAACCCTCAGCCTGCCGGGCCAAGCCCCTTCGCCCCTGCAAAGCCCCATCCTGAGCGAGGTGGGCAGTAATGCCAGgctagaggaggaggaagagggcagGAGGAAG CGATATCCCACCGATAAGGCCTACTTCATTGCCAAAGAGATTCTGACCACAGAGCGCACATACCTGAAAGACCTTGAGGTCATCACTGTG TGGTTCCGCAGTGCTGTGATCAAAGAAAACGCCATGCCCGAAGGCCTGATGACCCTCCTCTTTTCCAACATTGACCCCATCTACGAGTTCCACAGAGGCTTCCTCAAAGAGTTGGACCAGAGGCTGGCTCTCTG GGAGGGACGCTCCAATGCTCATGTCAAAGGGGACTACCAAAGGATTGGTGATGTGATGCTAAGGAACATGTGTGCTCTTAAA GAATTCACCAGCTACCTTCAGAAGCACGATGAAGTATTAACAGAGCTGGAGAAGGCGACCAAGAGGCTGAAGAAGCTGGAGACTGTCTACAAAGAATTTGAACTGCAGAAGGTCTGTTATTTACCCCTCAACACATTCCTGCTTAAGCCCATCCAGCGCCTCATGCACTACAAGCTCATCCTGGAGAGACTGTGCAAGCATTATTCCCCTGCCCACCGCGATCATGATGACTGCAAGG AGGCTTTGAAAGAAGTGGCCGAGATCGCCACTCAGCTCCAGAGCAGCCTGATCCGACTGGAGAACTTCCAGAAGCTAACAGAGCTGCAGAGGGATCTAATCGGTATCGAGAACCTGACAGCACCAGGCAGGGTGAGTGCACTGACACACAACAGAGGACAGGGGGTGCTggatttaaaaaggaaaaaaaaaaaaataacagtatctAACAGTCGTCTTGGTTTACAGGAGTTCATTCGAGAGGGTTGTCTGTACAAGCTCACCAAGAAAGGCCTGCAGCAAAGAATGTTTTTCCTG TTCTCAGACATGCTCCTGTACACAAGTAAAGGTGTAACAGCGACCAACCAGTTCAAAGTGCACGGCCAGCTGCCCCTTCATGGCATGATC GTTGAGGAAAGTGAAAACGAATGGTCAGTTCCCCACTGCTTCACCATCTACTCTGCTCAGAGGACCATTGTAGTGGCTGCAAG CTCTAAAGTTGAGATGGGAAAATGGATTGAAGATCTGAATTTGGCTATTGATATGGCCAAGAAATCCCAAGAAAAATCCAGCATCTTTCTTGATCCTGGACTCTGCGATCGTTCCAACC GATCGTCTGATGAGGTTTCCCTGGAGCAGGAGTCAGAGGACGACATGAACTCCTCCCGTACTTCACTGGATAAGCAGACACACCATCGTGCCAACACTACTATGCATGTGTGCTGGCACCGCAACACCAGTGTGTCTATGTCTGATCACAGCCTGGCTGTGGAG TCTTTGGCTCTCCGGCTGTATCACCAGAACTTCCTCCTCGCTATCTCCTCGGTCAGGGCCAAAGACCAAACACCATCACACATGTTTGCTGGTACCGAAACCAGAACCTCTCTCTCACTGATTACCTGCGCATGA